Proteins encoded together in one uncultured Sphaerochaeta sp. window:
- the dnaE gene encoding DNA polymerase III subunit alpha, which translates to MGQHLPMRSRLALSTAYSLLFSPVSVDELFDRLQSMQVTQVAITDRDNLYGYPVYREAAKERGISLICACLLTEKTGDLFAFVQDQGGYELLCKLISKRNLDPSFSYLPTLKETSEGLVLATASSAILTQLAGTGAKLYGAISPDSLQIITTAKKLTVPLLAVDGAFLLAESQREVHQVLRAIALHTSVGALTEHEYCQKGGILLEQREWEQSFAPWPEAMEHVQRLKPYDPFSSSLIFPTYPVTEKRSAEEELKYRVYQGAENRYGEINDAIMERIEYELGIINEKGFAPYFLVMHDIVLMSSRTCGRGSGAASIVSYSLFITNVDPIAHHLYFERFLSPSRQDPPDIDVDFAWDERDGIFAAVFERFGIDHCARVANHNRFRLRSAIRETARCYGLSDAQITKAEETLFMRGVDALIDPLWQTIVRIASALDRLPKEISMHCGGLVITPKEVTCYAPILRSADGYPLLSWEKDGTEQAGFVKIDLLGNRSLAVIRDTLQNLREEGVSIDERTWQPAEDADTINALACGNSMGVFYIESPAMRQLQKKTGRGDFAHIVIHSSIIRPAANKYINEYVQRLKGKRWEPLHPRLAYILDETYGILCYQEDVSKTAVALAGFSQADADQLRKVIAKKAAGKRLQAFRDQFFAGCHAGGVTTPVAEQIWLMMLSFDGYSFCKPHSASYAMVSFQSAYLRVHHPAHFMAAVLTNQGGYYRPQAYISEARRMGLIIAGPDINISRITYWAEGNTLIIGLMAIAELSRKAMKRIIEERKQGGRFSTLEEVPLRISLDREDLVALVASGAFDSLAPERKRSEQLRLLLTTTRANQSYGQADLFATPLPYCKKEQLPVAVHRSFSEEELHREFSSLGFLRNHHPLVLYAHLLRSVHRIKACEIDQHVERYVTLIGYQITQKQVLTKTGESMSFVSFEDETALYETVLFPILYNRLYPLLAGRWPLLVFGLVKNDEGALIIEVQNLRKLDS; encoded by the coding sequence ATGGGGCAGCACTTGCCCATGCGTAGTCGTCTAGCCCTGAGCACAGCCTACTCCCTTCTCTTCTCTCCTGTTTCGGTAGATGAGCTCTTCGACCGTCTACAGTCCATGCAGGTAACACAGGTAGCCATCACGGACCGCGACAACCTCTATGGGTATCCTGTCTATAGGGAAGCAGCAAAAGAGAGGGGAATCTCCCTTATCTGCGCTTGCCTGCTTACCGAGAAGACGGGAGACCTCTTTGCCTTTGTACAGGACCAAGGGGGCTATGAGCTGCTCTGCAAGCTCATCAGCAAGAGGAATCTTGACCCTTCCTTCTCATACCTCCCTACACTCAAGGAAACTTCAGAAGGGCTGGTGTTGGCAACCGCAAGCAGTGCAATCCTTACCCAGCTTGCCGGTACAGGAGCCAAGCTGTATGGTGCAATCAGCCCAGATTCCCTGCAGATCATTACCACCGCGAAGAAACTCACTGTTCCCCTTCTTGCTGTTGATGGGGCATTTCTCCTCGCCGAAAGTCAGAGGGAGGTTCACCAGGTACTTCGAGCCATTGCCCTTCATACAAGTGTGGGTGCTCTTACAGAACATGAATATTGCCAAAAGGGCGGAATCTTACTTGAGCAGAGGGAGTGGGAGCAGTCCTTTGCCCCCTGGCCAGAGGCCATGGAACATGTACAACGACTCAAGCCGTATGACCCATTCTCCTCTTCCCTCATCTTCCCCACCTATCCAGTCACGGAGAAGAGAAGCGCAGAAGAGGAACTGAAGTACCGGGTCTATCAGGGAGCTGAGAACCGCTACGGGGAGATCAATGATGCCATCATGGAACGCATTGAATATGAGCTGGGTATCATAAACGAAAAGGGGTTTGCTCCCTATTTCCTGGTGATGCACGATATCGTGCTGATGAGCAGCAGGACCTGCGGTAGGGGATCAGGAGCTGCATCCATCGTCTCCTACAGTCTCTTCATCACCAATGTGGATCCCATTGCCCATCATCTGTACTTTGAACGATTCCTCTCGCCTTCCCGCCAGGATCCACCGGACATCGATGTTGACTTTGCTTGGGATGAGCGAGACGGGATTTTTGCTGCAGTCTTTGAACGCTTTGGCATTGATCATTGTGCGAGGGTGGCCAACCACAACCGGTTCCGCCTGCGCTCTGCAATTCGAGAAACAGCCCGCTGCTATGGGCTGAGTGATGCACAGATCACCAAGGCAGAAGAGACATTGTTCATGCGGGGAGTCGATGCGCTGATTGACCCCCTGTGGCAGACCATCGTCCGTATAGCCTCAGCCCTTGACCGGCTTCCCAAAGAGATATCCATGCACTGCGGGGGGTTGGTCATCACACCCAAAGAAGTAACGTGCTATGCCCCGATCCTTCGCTCAGCTGATGGATATCCCTTGCTGAGTTGGGAGAAGGATGGAACAGAGCAGGCAGGTTTTGTAAAGATCGACCTCCTGGGCAACCGATCCCTTGCAGTCATCCGTGACACCTTGCAGAACCTGCGGGAAGAAGGAGTATCCATCGATGAGCGAACCTGGCAGCCTGCAGAAGATGCTGATACGATCAATGCACTTGCTTGTGGGAATTCGATGGGTGTCTTCTACATAGAATCCCCTGCAATGAGACAGTTACAGAAGAAAACAGGACGAGGTGATTTTGCCCATATTGTCATCCATTCCTCAATTATACGGCCTGCAGCAAACAAGTACATCAATGAGTACGTACAACGCTTGAAAGGCAAACGATGGGAACCGCTCCATCCCAGGCTTGCCTATATCCTCGATGAGACCTATGGAATACTTTGTTATCAGGAAGATGTCTCCAAGACAGCCGTTGCCCTGGCAGGATTTTCCCAAGCTGATGCCGACCAACTCCGTAAGGTCATCGCAAAGAAAGCCGCAGGAAAACGGTTGCAGGCATTCAGGGACCAGTTTTTTGCAGGTTGCCATGCTGGTGGGGTAACCACTCCTGTTGCTGAACAGATCTGGCTGATGATGCTCTCCTTCGATGGCTACTCCTTTTGCAAGCCCCACTCAGCAAGCTATGCCATGGTATCCTTCCAAAGTGCATACCTCCGTGTCCATCACCCGGCTCATTTCATGGCTGCTGTATTGACCAACCAAGGGGGATATTACCGACCACAGGCGTACATCAGTGAGGCAAGAAGGATGGGTCTTATCATAGCCGGCCCCGATATCAATATCAGCAGGATTACGTACTGGGCAGAAGGAAACACCCTGATTATCGGCCTGATGGCCATCGCTGAACTCAGCAGAAAGGCTATGAAGCGAATTATCGAGGAACGCAAACAAGGAGGGAGATTCTCCACCTTGGAAGAAGTTCCCCTCCGGATCTCCCTGGACAGGGAGGATCTGGTCGCCCTGGTAGCCTCTGGTGCGTTTGACTCATTGGCACCTGAGAGAAAACGAAGTGAACAGCTCAGGCTCCTGCTTACCACCACACGTGCTAATCAATCCTATGGACAGGCAGACCTGTTTGCCACGCCTCTCCCCTATTGCAAGAAAGAACAGCTTCCTGTTGCCGTACATCGCTCTTTCAGTGAAGAAGAGCTCCACCGGGAGTTTTCATCCTTGGGCTTCCTCAGGAATCATCATCCCCTGGTCCTCTACGCACACCTCCTGAGATCAGTTCATCGGATCAAGGCTTGTGAGATCGACCAGCATGTAGAGCGATATGTCACACTTATCGGCTACCAGATAACCCAGAAGCAGGTATTGACCAAGACGGGAGAAAGCATGAGCTTTGTCTCCTTTGAGGATGAGACGGCACTCTATGAGACGGTATTGTTCCCGATTCTCTACAATCGTCTCTACCCATTGCTGGCAGGTCGTTGGCCGCTA
- a CDS encoding DUF72 domain-containing protein translates to MSIVLIGTSGYSYTEWIGPVYAPGTRSEEFLAHYAQRFPTVELNFSYYRMPEASQLAAMHKSAPSLQFSIKAHQSLTHTIDPSSWREQALLFSHALEPLVENQVLSAVLLQFPYSFHYEVGERKYLDSLLKSLSPFPLAIEFRNSSWYNNRTLDSLRERNIALASLDLPSVKGNPPMMDVKTSSSLAYIRLHGRNEETWWGSDSASRYDYLYSEKELASLLGRIQSFTTHAQKVLIYFNNHRRGQAVANALTLYQLAVGGKACKEQVQASSISM, encoded by the coding sequence ATGAGTATTGTTTTGATTGGAACTTCAGGCTACAGCTATACCGAGTGGATAGGACCAGTGTATGCACCAGGAACCAGAAGCGAGGAGTTCCTTGCCCACTACGCCCAACGCTTTCCCACCGTGGAGCTGAACTTCAGCTACTATCGCATGCCAGAGGCTTCTCAGCTTGCAGCAATGCATAAGAGTGCCCCATCCCTCCAATTCTCCATCAAAGCACACCAGAGCCTCACCCATACCATTGATCCTTCTTCATGGAGGGAGCAGGCGCTCCTGTTCTCACATGCTCTTGAGCCGCTGGTAGAAAACCAGGTACTCAGTGCTGTACTCCTGCAATTCCCCTACTCGTTCCACTATGAAGTGGGAGAGCGAAAATATCTGGACTCACTCCTGAAATCCCTCTCCCCATTCCCTCTTGCCATCGAGTTCAGGAACAGCAGCTGGTACAACAACCGCACACTCGACTCACTACGAGAGAGGAATATTGCCCTTGCTTCCCTTGACCTCCCCTCGGTGAAAGGCAACCCACCCATGATGGATGTTAAAACCAGCAGCTCACTGGCATACATCAGGCTGCATGGCAGGAATGAGGAGACATGGTGGGGATCGGACAGCGCAAGCCGCTACGACTATCTCTACAGTGAGAAAGAGCTTGCCAGCCTGCTTGGGCGTATCCAGTCATTTACCACACATGCACAGAAGGTACTCATCTACTTCAACAACCATAGAAGGGGTCAGGCAGTAGCCAATGCACTGACGCTCTACCAGTTGGCAGTGGGAGGCAAGGCATGCAAAGAGCAGGTGCAAGCATCATCCATATCAATGTAA
- a CDS encoding DNA polymerase, producing MQRAGASIIHINVTDFAAAVEVAKNPSLADTPFVVALEGSARTVVLTPSHRAWEEGIRAGMPLRFAKQMVPSLQVLPWDNQSTTKADTAITSIAQEYSPSIQCDRGGHIYLDMQGTTRLFGPVVDSAVHIQGEIRKKLNLEASVAVASNKLVAKVGTRTTRPAGLIQVREGDEASFLAWQDVSLLSGVGSATARLLSVAGITTIGQIAALGDEQVMAFLGKRGLALRDAARGLDNSPLQSGLPEKRIVQRKISFAEPILEMDALKAAVVTAGEDAALSMRTAGLGAAKIHIALLYSDGRRSEASHRIKGQWVYDLEISLVAWKVAQLAASRRVRILSCTLSLGELSPLAPTLDLFLPDAQHRSDSLQQAVDRMRHKFGPGILTHGAALAHA from the coding sequence ATGCAAAGAGCAGGTGCAAGCATCATCCATATCAATGTAACCGACTTTGCAGCAGCAGTAGAGGTGGCAAAGAACCCAAGTCTTGCTGACACCCCCTTTGTGGTTGCCCTTGAGGGATCAGCAAGGACTGTGGTGCTTACCCCATCCCACCGAGCATGGGAAGAAGGTATACGGGCAGGCATGCCCCTCCGCTTTGCAAAGCAGATGGTCCCTTCCCTGCAGGTGCTCCCCTGGGACAATCAGAGTACCACGAAAGCCGATACAGCAATCACCTCCATCGCACAGGAATATTCTCCAAGCATCCAGTGCGACCGGGGAGGACATATCTATCTGGATATGCAGGGAACCACCCGTCTCTTTGGCCCGGTGGTGGATAGCGCGGTACATATCCAGGGAGAGATCAGGAAAAAGCTAAATCTTGAGGCTTCTGTGGCAGTTGCCTCCAATAAACTGGTTGCAAAGGTGGGTACCCGTACCACCCGACCTGCCGGACTTATCCAGGTCAGGGAGGGTGATGAGGCCTCATTCCTTGCTTGGCAGGATGTTTCCTTGCTCAGTGGTGTGGGCTCTGCCACTGCACGACTACTCTCTGTTGCAGGAATCACGACAATTGGCCAGATTGCCGCCCTTGGGGATGAGCAGGTGATGGCATTCCTGGGGAAACGAGGTCTTGCCCTCCGTGACGCCGCCCGTGGTTTGGATAACAGCCCACTACAAAGCGGATTGCCGGAGAAGCGGATTGTGCAGAGAAAAATCAGCTTTGCTGAACCAATCCTCGAGATGGATGCTCTCAAGGCCGCAGTGGTTACAGCTGGGGAGGATGCTGCATTGTCTATGCGAACTGCAGGACTTGGTGCGGCAAAGATCCACATAGCGTTGCTCTACAGTGATGGAAGGAGAAGTGAAGCTTCCCACCGCATAAAGGGACAATGGGTCTATGACCTTGAAATATCCCTTGTCGCATGGAAGGTTGCACAGCTGGCAGCAAGCCGGAGGGTGCGTATTCTCTCTTGCACTCTCTCCCTAGGTGAACTCTCCCCACTCGCCCCGACCCTGGACCTCTTTCTTCCCGATGCACAGCATCGCTCTGATTCCCTGCAACAGGCAGTTGACCGAATGCGTCATAAGTTTGGTCCTGGCATCCTGACCCATGGGGCAGCACTTGCCCATGCGTAG
- a CDS encoding HD domain-containing phosphohydrolase, with the protein MNTRCLRLLSMLLLLTSTLFAADPSFLSTLSENERTLLARQAPLSVLVDPAWEPLEYLDKNGMPTGLSFAYLQSVSSLSGLSFIPVEGTSWQDAYEKLLIGEIAMTGSISKTEEREATLRFSEPYLTVPLAIIAGEQVGYIGSLAELEGKKVAVISNYAAQEWLTRDYPNLTLVEVSTVEEGLTLVAKGECFALVENLLVANHYRSKLGLSRKVKVVGTTAYMNSLSIAVHEDYASILPIINKALQTIDSDTRERLYRTYLPLQYEKTVQSTTIYLIIGIALFVAASLGFWILKLSKEVRRREVAEKELADSEIKFKQLFSNAPLPMVLLTQEGTVVSANEAWSTTFEFKHGEIEDVDTWYEKVYPDPTYREKARKSWEEAVEQSIITHSRHIDSQEFTLVTATGTVLEMEISGAFLDRFLLITFFDITERISSMRSLQALQRQTEQGRKIILNALEDQQIAQHSLAQSKATLDAAINSMIDAVFIIDPESRFILVNQSFLHYYRFSKRSECPDTLQAFSSLFEVYDSQGNQLEQQMWAGFQGLSGKAGDTEYTLIKKDTGEQWIGSYSFAPIRDEHDVLLGAVVVCRDVTEIRENQKRLIYQRNHDYLTGLYSRVYFESKLKRLEHAGSFTLALVDINGLKLINDSFGHEVGDSMLKATAQILRMCSNDETTIARYGGDEFVFLLPGDSVQEVESLLSYIEERSKEIRIESFRLSLSSGYAVREVGDESLQETLKRAEDHLQRNKIYESASAKNKSIGLVINSLFAKSPRELQHSRRVSALSVFLAQQLQLPESEVKRIRIAALLHDIGKIGINESILNKPTKLDQNEWEAVKRHPEIGYRILSASAEYSDLSLSVLEHHEMWNGSGYPRGLKGEAISLTARIISVADSYDAMTSERSYKKPLLQEVAVAEIKRCSGTMFDPSVVSVFLSSINHFSVGDGESTEESLIFS; encoded by the coding sequence ATGAATACCCGGTGCCTGAGATTACTCAGTATGCTTCTCCTGCTCACCTCAACACTTTTTGCTGCAGATCCATCCTTTCTCTCTACTTTGAGTGAAAATGAACGTACTTTGCTTGCACGACAAGCTCCTCTCTCTGTCTTGGTCGATCCTGCGTGGGAACCGCTTGAGTACTTGGACAAGAACGGTATGCCTACAGGCCTGAGTTTTGCATATCTACAGAGTGTCAGCTCTCTCAGCGGCCTGAGCTTCATTCCTGTCGAAGGAACTTCCTGGCAGGATGCCTATGAGAAGTTGCTTATTGGTGAAATTGCCATGACCGGAAGTATCAGCAAGACAGAAGAGCGAGAGGCAACCTTGCGTTTCAGTGAACCATACCTGACTGTACCTCTTGCAATCATTGCCGGAGAACAGGTCGGGTATATCGGTAGTCTGGCAGAGCTTGAAGGGAAGAAGGTTGCAGTAATTTCCAATTATGCGGCCCAGGAGTGGCTCACCAGGGATTACCCAAATCTGACCTTGGTTGAAGTATCGACCGTTGAAGAAGGACTCACCCTCGTTGCAAAGGGAGAGTGTTTTGCCTTGGTGGAAAACCTGTTGGTTGCTAACCATTATCGGTCCAAACTTGGGCTATCCAGAAAAGTAAAGGTAGTGGGTACTACTGCCTACATGAACTCCCTCTCTATTGCTGTTCATGAGGACTATGCCTCTATTCTCCCGATTATCAACAAGGCTCTCCAAACAATTGACAGTGATACTAGGGAGCGATTATATCGGACATATCTGCCTTTGCAGTATGAAAAAACTGTACAGAGTACTACTATCTATCTGATTATTGGCATAGCATTGTTTGTCGCTGCATCTCTGGGGTTCTGGATATTGAAGCTCAGCAAGGAAGTAAGAAGAAGGGAAGTTGCGGAAAAAGAATTGGCAGACAGCGAAATTAAATTCAAGCAACTATTCTCCAATGCACCCCTGCCCATGGTACTTCTTACCCAGGAGGGTACGGTAGTTTCTGCAAATGAAGCATGGAGTACAACATTTGAATTCAAGCATGGTGAAATAGAGGATGTCGACACATGGTATGAGAAGGTTTACCCTGATCCAACGTACCGCGAAAAAGCAAGAAAATCCTGGGAAGAGGCTGTTGAACAGTCCATAATCACGCATTCTAGACATATCGATTCACAAGAATTCACCTTGGTTACAGCTACTGGTACAGTGTTGGAGATGGAAATCAGTGGAGCATTTCTGGACCGTTTTCTCCTTATTACCTTTTTTGATATCACTGAGAGAATATCCTCCATGCGTTCACTCCAAGCATTGCAGAGACAGACCGAACAGGGGAGGAAAATCATTCTCAACGCGCTTGAGGATCAACAGATTGCCCAGCACTCACTTGCACAAAGCAAAGCCACTCTTGATGCAGCAATCAACAGTATGATTGATGCAGTCTTCATTATTGACCCTGAAAGTCGTTTCATCCTGGTTAACCAATCATTTCTCCATTACTATCGATTCTCAAAGCGTTCAGAATGTCCTGATACCCTGCAAGCATTTTCTTCTCTGTTTGAAGTCTATGACAGTCAGGGGAATCAGCTGGAGCAACAGATGTGGGCGGGCTTCCAAGGACTCTCTGGAAAAGCAGGGGATACAGAGTATACCCTAATCAAAAAAGATACGGGTGAACAATGGATAGGTAGCTACAGTTTTGCTCCCATTCGTGATGAACACGATGTGTTGCTTGGGGCTGTGGTGGTTTGTCGTGATGTAACGGAAATTCGTGAAAACCAAAAAAGGCTGATCTATCAGAGAAACCATGATTATCTCACTGGCCTGTATAGTAGAGTCTATTTCGAGAGTAAGTTGAAAAGGCTTGAACATGCTGGATCATTCACCCTTGCATTGGTGGATATCAATGGGCTGAAACTTATCAATGACAGCTTTGGGCATGAGGTGGGGGACTCCATGCTTAAGGCTACAGCACAGATACTCAGGATGTGCAGCAATGATGAGACAACGATTGCACGCTATGGTGGCGACGAGTTTGTCTTCCTCCTTCCAGGAGATTCTGTGCAGGAAGTTGAATCCCTGTTGTCCTATATCGAAGAGCGATCCAAGGAGATTCGTATCGAGAGCTTCAGACTCTCTCTCTCCTCGGGGTATGCTGTCAGAGAAGTAGGGGATGAAAGCTTGCAGGAGACACTCAAACGCGCTGAGGATCACCTGCAACGGAACAAGATTTACGAGAGTGCGAGTGCAAAGAATAAATCCATAGGATTGGTTATCAATTCCCTGTTTGCAAAAAGTCCCCGTGAATTGCAACACTCAAGGCGGGTTAGTGCACTCTCTGTTTTCCTCGCCCAACAGTTGCAGCTTCCCGAGAGTGAAGTCAAGCGTATCCGAATTGCTGCCCTGTTGCATGATATTGGAAAAATTGGGATCAATGAGTCAATCCTCAACAAGCCAACCAAGCTTGATCAAAATGAATGGGAAGCGGTAAAGCGACACCCTGAGATTGGGTATCGAATCCTTTCTGCTTCTGCAGAGTATAGTGACCTATCCTTGTCGGTACTGGAACATCATGAGATGTGGAACGGAAGTGGATATCCCAGAGGTTTGAAAGGTGAAGCTATCAGCTTGACTGCGCGGATAATCAGTGTTGCAGACAGCTACGATGCGATGACCAGCGAACGGTCATACAAGAAACCTTTACTCCAGGAGGTAGCTGTAGCAGAAATCAAGCGCTGTAGTGGTACCATGTTCGACCCTTCAGTTGTTTCTGTGTTTCTCTCCTCCATCAACCATTTTTCTGTAGGGGATGGGGAATCAACAGAAGAGAGTCTGATCTTTTCATAG
- a CDS encoding HAD-IIB family hydrolase, with protein sequence MHTYAGIVFCDVDGTILPHGERTVSSDFFALVEEARQADYLVCISSGRFHEALLPLFSPVSSKVVFSASNGCRVLYQGRELFPNQGIDYSLAEQITSSLHDWGATALISTTDAICLPTVAREQLKAKSYLAKGYTRFFDTFSEVPGDVLQITAVCDGNLSTVLARSREAWGSAFHVVTTGKEMFDICPTSKGISLRAISEHFSVPIAHTYAFGDDENDIPMLEAAGKGFIMGNAHQGVKDREFEHCHDLIGTIREILAK encoded by the coding sequence GTGCACACATATGCCGGTATTGTTTTCTGTGATGTGGATGGAACGATTCTTCCCCATGGGGAGAGAACCGTCTCATCGGATTTCTTTGCCTTGGTAGAAGAAGCAAGGCAGGCCGATTACCTGGTCTGCATATCCAGCGGGCGATTCCATGAGGCGCTCCTTCCCCTCTTTTCTCCAGTCTCTTCCAAGGTGGTTTTTTCGGCTTCCAATGGGTGCAGGGTATTGTATCAGGGAAGAGAGTTGTTTCCTAATCAAGGAATAGATTATTCCTTGGCTGAGCAGATAACCTCTTCACTGCATGACTGGGGGGCAACGGCGCTTATCTCAACGACAGATGCCATCTGTCTTCCTACGGTAGCCCGCGAACAGCTGAAAGCAAAAAGCTATCTAGCAAAAGGATATACGAGATTCTTTGACACATTCAGCGAAGTCCCCGGAGATGTGCTGCAGATCACAGCTGTATGTGATGGCAATCTCTCCACAGTTCTGGCAAGAAGCCGGGAAGCTTGGGGTTCTGCCTTTCATGTGGTTACCACAGGCAAAGAGATGTTTGACATCTGTCCTACCTCGAAGGGAATCTCACTGAGAGCAATCAGTGAACACTTCTCTGTTCCCATCGCCCATACCTATGCCTTTGGGGATGATGAGAATGACATTCCCATGCTTGAGGCTGCCGGCAAAGGGTTTATCATGGGAAATGCACACCAAGGAGTAAAGGACAGGGAGTTTGAACACTGCCATGATTTGATCGGGACGATCAGGGAAATACTCGCAAAGTAG
- a CDS encoding sugar ABC transporter permease: MKSLHRQKVLKENLSSYMFLVPWLLGFFVLTLYPMCYSLYLSFTQFNIRTPPEWIGLRNYLVMFAGTDILPRDDRFVNSMIVTFKFVFISVPLKLVFALAVAMLMNKKLKLIPLYRALYYIPTLLGGSVAIAVLWRRLFAGDGVLNMILERTLGLEMLPAWISNPKYALYTLILLAIWQFGSPMIIFLAGLQQIPREFYEASSVDGAGKIRQFFAITLPSLSPIIFFNFVMQMISAFQSFTQAFIVSGGSGGPLDSTMFYSLYLYIKGFGFAEMGYAAAMAWVLLIIIAGLTALSFRFSGALVSYGTGE, from the coding sequence ATGAAGAGTTTGCATAGACAGAAAGTCCTGAAAGAGAACCTCAGTTCCTATATGTTTCTGGTACCTTGGTTGCTGGGATTTTTTGTACTTACCCTATATCCGATGTGTTATTCACTCTACCTTTCCTTTACCCAGTTCAATATCCGTACACCTCCTGAATGGATTGGGCTGAGGAATTATCTGGTCATGTTTGCAGGAACCGATATACTTCCTCGTGATGATCGCTTCGTAAATTCGATGATCGTTACGTTCAAGTTTGTATTCATCTCAGTACCGCTGAAGCTGGTGTTCGCGTTGGCTGTAGCCATGCTTATGAACAAGAAGCTCAAGTTGATCCCTCTCTACCGTGCGCTCTACTATATTCCAACCCTCTTGGGTGGAAGTGTCGCCATAGCAGTCCTGTGGAGACGACTTTTTGCTGGAGACGGGGTGTTGAACATGATTCTGGAAAGAACACTGGGACTTGAGATGCTTCCTGCCTGGATATCGAATCCAAAGTATGCACTCTATACCTTGATTCTTCTTGCAATTTGGCAGTTTGGTTCACCCATGATCATATTCCTTGCAGGCTTGCAACAAATTCCCAGGGAGTTCTACGAGGCCTCCAGCGTTGATGGGGCAGGGAAGATTCGGCAGTTCTTTGCCATTACCCTTCCATCACTCTCCCCGATCATCTTTTTCAATTTTGTCATGCAAATGATCAGTGCATTCCAATCATTTACTCAAGCCTTTATTGTCAGCGGAGGTTCTGGAGGGCCTCTTGACTCAACGATGTTCTACAGCCTGTATCTGTATATCAAGGGATTTGGGTTTGCTGAAATGGGATATGCAGCGGCAATGGCTTGGGTCTTGCTTATTATTATTGCTGGGCTTACTGCACTTTCGTTCAGATTCTCGGGTGCCTTGGTATCCTATGGAACAGGGGAGTAG
- a CDS encoding PAS domain-containing protein encodes MPISATQGQYALTIFGVAVFLLGLLILLTVIVIIQKRKAKTFQTQETSFQHTSALLHYVIEHSRYAIAVHDTELRYLYVSNKYCEEYHIPDGNALIGKPHYEVFPGLPEKWKLAHQRALHGEIVTGDDDVYIHEDGSMDYTRWECRPWYRESGKIGGIIVYTELLTQQKRMASELKEAHDYLDALLMESNSPILVWDASFTITRTNHSFASLLGLPISDIVGKNVGSVLTSLGKGELKRLENRLETEHSLSNVEIHLKTIEGEVRTILWNAGPILDPVDGSLVATIAQGLDITERNAIEQQNKEQLVELRRWYAVMSQREERIMNLKREVNALLKEIGRPERYSSVEEEGNA; translated from the coding sequence GTGCCTATCAGTGCAACCCAAGGGCAATATGCCCTCACTATTTTTGGTGTGGCAGTATTCCTTTTAGGACTGCTTATCCTTCTCACGGTCATTGTGATCATACAGAAACGTAAAGCAAAGACGTTCCAGACGCAGGAAACATCGTTTCAGCATACTTCAGCATTGCTTCATTATGTAATAGAGCATTCACGCTATGCAATCGCAGTCCACGATACAGAGCTACGATATCTCTACGTCAGTAATAAATATTGTGAGGAGTATCATATCCCTGATGGGAATGCACTCATCGGCAAACCCCATTATGAGGTATTTCCGGGTCTCCCTGAGAAGTGGAAGCTTGCACACCAGCGAGCGCTCCATGGCGAAATTGTCACAGGTGATGATGATGTGTATATCCATGAGGATGGGAGCATGGATTATACCCGTTGGGAGTGTCGACCCTGGTATAGGGAATCAGGAAAAATTGGGGGGATTATCGTCTATACCGAGCTGCTTACCCAACAGAAGCGAATGGCCTCGGAACTAAAAGAGGCCCATGACTATCTCGATGCCCTGCTTATGGAATCAAACAGCCCTATCCTTGTCTGGGATGCTTCATTCACCATTACCAGGACCAACCACTCCTTTGCATCTTTGTTGGGCCTTCCAATAAGCGATATAGTAGGAAAGAATGTGGGATCTGTCTTGACTTCGCTGGGAAAGGGAGAACTTAAACGGCTGGAAAACCGTTTGGAAACTGAACACAGTCTCTCCAATGTTGAGATTCATTTGAAAACCATAGAGGGAGAAGTTCGGACCATTCTCTGGAATGCTGGACCTATCCTTGACCCGGTTGATGGCTCTCTTGTTGCAACCATCGCCCAGGGATTGGATATAACCGAGCGTAATGCAATTGAGCAACAAAACAAGGAACAGTTGGTTGAACTGAGACGTTGGTATGCAGTAATGAGCCAGAGGGAAGAGCGGATCATGAATCTGAAACGGGAAGTCAACGCTCTCCTCAAGGAAATCGGTCGGCCAGAGCGGTACTCCTCAGTGGAAGAGGAGGGTAACGCATGA